The following is a genomic window from Benincasa hispida cultivar B227 chromosome 7, ASM972705v1, whole genome shotgun sequence.
atttgtgaTTTTAGTCCACAATTTGCTTTCATTAGAATTTATGGTTGTACAAAACGGAGAGGCAAGCTTGTTTGCATTTTAATAAACCGTGGAGTCTATCTAATTGACCTTACTTATACCTAGTATTACATAAGATGTCTGTACACAATGCCTCTGAGTTACTTTTTCCATTAATTCTTATTTCTTATCGAATACATGTTGTAATTCCTATGCCCCTTTTATGGCCCAAGCCTCTTTTATGGCCCGAGAGAACTTTAACTTCCCAACGTACAAGTAACAATAGTGGTGTAACTCATTTGTATCATAACTTTTTTCCCTGTCTTCGAGACCCCAACATCACATGGATGGTGACAATCTTCTTTCAACTTCAATTTCCACATCTTCTTTGCACAACTAAATCATAATTCACCCTGTAGGAAGCATTTGGATCAATTATACGTCCAGTTAATTGTGTCTGGACTACACAAGTGTGGTTTCTTGATAATCAAATTTGTCAATTCATGTTTGCATTTTGGAGATGTTAACTATGCACACAAGGCTTTTCGTGAAGTCGTAGAACCAGATATTTTGTTGTGGAATGCCATCATAAAGGGTTACACTCAGAAGAATATTGCTGGAGGTGCTATCAGAATGTATATGGATATGCAAATGTCACCGGTGTACCCGAATTGCTTCACATTTTTGTATGTGCTTAAAGCATGTGATGGAATGTCAGTCGAAGGAATAGGTAAACAGATGCATGGTCAGACATTTAAATATGGCTTTGGATCAAATGTTTTTGTGCAGAATAGTCTTGTGTCAATGTATGCTAAATTTGGTCAAACCTCATCTGCTAGGATCGTGTTTGATAAGTTGCATGATAGAACTGTTGTTTCGTGGACTTCCATCATTTCGGGGTATGTTCAGAATGGTGATCCCGTGGAAgcattgaaaattttcaaagaaatgAGACAATGTAATGTAAAGCTTGATTGGATTGTCCTTGTTAGTGTCATGACAGCTTATACGGACGTGGAAGATTTGGGACAAGGAAAGTCCATTCATGGTTTAGTGACTAAATTGGGTCTAGAATTTGAACCCGACATAGTGATATCACTGACTACTATGTATGCAAAACATGGACTGGTGGAAATTGCCAGATTTTTCTTTAATCAGATGGAAAAACCGAATTTAATTTTATGGAATGCTATGATTTCTGGCTATGCAAAAAATGGATATGGTGAAGAAGCAATCAAGCTATTCCACGAGATGATTTCCAAGAATATCAGGGTTGATTCTGTTACTGTGAGGTCTGCTATTCTAGCTGGTGCCCAAGTCGGGTCTCTTAAACTAGCAAGATGGTTGGATGATTATATCTCTGAGAGTGAGTACAGAGACGATACTTTTGTAAACACGTCCCTTGTAGATATGTATGCAAAATGTGGAAGCATATATTTTGCTCGTTGTGTTTTTGATAGAATGGTCGTTAAAGACGTTGTCTTATGGAGTGCAATGATTATGGGGTATGGATTACATGGTCATGGACAAGAAGCCATCAACCATTACAATGAAATGAAGCAAGCTGGAGTTTGTCCAAACGACGTTACTTTTGTTGGTCTCCTCACAGCTTGCAAAAATTCAGGTCTTGTAAAAGAGGGATGGGAGCTTTTCCACCAGATGCAAGACTACGGGATTGAACCACATCACCAGCATTACTCTTGCGTGGTCGATCTTCTAGGACGTGCAGGCTATTTGAATCAAGCTTACGATTTCATCATGAGCA
Proteins encoded in this region:
- the LOC120081840 gene encoding pentatricopeptide repeat-containing protein At3g12770, with the protein product MSLHSFSLSLSLSSLSSALSKSAITSHEASLRRKHLDQLYVQLIVSGLHKCGFLIIKFVNSCLHFGDVNYAHKAFREVVEPDILLWNAIIKGYTQKNIAGGAIRMYMDMQMSPVYPNCFTFLYVLKACDGMSVEGIGKQMHGQTFKYGFGSNVFVQNSLVSMYAKFGQTSSARIVFDKLHDRTVVSWTSIISGYVQNGDPVEALKIFKEMRQCNVKLDWIVLVSVMTAYTDVEDLGQGKSIHGLVTKLGLEFEPDIVISLTTMYAKHGLVEIARFFFNQMEKPNLILWNAMISGYAKNGYGEEAIKLFHEMISKNIRVDSVTVRSAILAGAQVGSLKLARWLDDYISESEYRDDTFVNTSLVDMYAKCGSIYFARCVFDRMVVKDVVLWSAMIMGYGLHGHGQEAINHYNEMKQAGVCPNDVTFVGLLTACKNSGLVKEGWELFHQMQDYGIEPHHQHYSCVVDLLGRAGYLNQAYDFIMSMPVKPGVSVWGALLSACKIHREVRLGEIAAEQLFILDPYNAGYHVQLSNLYASAHLWTHVANVRLMMTQKGLNKDLGHSSIKINGNLETFHVGDRSHPRSKEIFEELDRLEKRLKAAGYVPHMESVLHDLNHEEIEETLCNHSERLAVAYGIISTAPGTTLRITKNLRACVNCHSAIKLISKLVDREIIIRDAKRFHHFKDGVCSCGDFW